The following coding sequences are from one Ignavibacteria bacterium window:
- a CDS encoding four helix bundle protein: protein MESGYEKLEIYKLSYELAIQVHKMTLTLPKFETYEEGSQIRRSSKSITSNIVEGYCLRRHQNEYLQYLHHAFGSCEETRLHLKFLFETKSFTNEELYNQLSEKYLQLGKMIYRFIESIFSEHGKPYYVKEQEVIYGSNPTSQISNPSL from the coding sequence ATGGAAAGTGGTTATGAGAAATTAGAAATTTATAAACTCTCTTATGAGTTAGCAATTCAAGTTCACAAAATGACTTTAACACTTCCAAAGTTTGAAACATATGAAGAAGGAAGTCAAATTCGACGTTCATCAAAATCAATCACTTCAAATATTGTTGAAGGATATTGCCTTCGCAGACATCAAAACGAATATTTGCAATATCTACATCACGCATTTGGTTCTTGTGAAGAAACTCGATTACATTTAAAATTTTTATTTGAAACAAAATCATTTACGAATGAAGAACTCTACAATCAACTTTCAGAAAAATATTTACAACTTGGTAAAATGATTTATCGTTTTATCGAAAGCATCTTTTCTGAACATGGAAAACCATACTACGTTAAAGAACAAGAAGTTATTTACGGCTCAAATCCCACATCCCAAATCTCAAATCCAAGTTTATGA